The sequence below is a genomic window from Thermoflavifilum sp..
CGATACGGGTAGGTATGAAATTAATCCCGGTGGAAAAATCATTTCGCTTTACCCTTTACACGGAAACAAAATCTATGAACAAATCCAGATTCGCGAATTGCATGATTCTACGTTGAGTTTTACCACGGTAATGGCCAACTTTTACATGGTATTACATTTAAAAGCTTATTAAACCACATATCCGCATGCCTGAATGGGGTGTAATCTTTGATATGGACGGAACAATGATGGATAATAATCCTTTTCACCTGAAGGCATGGCAGGCTTTCTGTGAAAAACGAGGCCGGCGGCTTACGGAAGAAGAATATCTGCAACAGGTGAGCGGAAAAAATAATGAAGCTACCCTGCATTATCTCTTTCCACATGAATCCTGGGATAAAGAAAAACTCGCCGCCGCAAAGGCTGAAAAAGAGAGCCTGTATCGCACACTCTATGCTCCACATATCCGTCCTATTGCTGGACTGGAATCGTTGATGCGCGATTTGAAGCTGCATCAGATACCTATTGCCGTGGCCACTTCTGCCATGCCAGAAAATATTCAGTTTGCATTGGCACATCTTCCCCTTACGCCATTCATTGATGTTATCGTGGACAGCGCCCAGGTTAAACAT
It includes:
- a CDS encoding HAD family phosphatase, with the protein product MPEWGVIFDMDGTMMDNNPFHLKAWQAFCEKRGRRLTEEEYLQQVSGKNNEATLHYLFPHESWDKEKLAAAKAEKESLYRTLYAPHIRPIAGLESLMRDLKLHQIPIAVATSAMPENIQFALAHLPLTPFIDVIVDSAQVKHGKPAPDLYWLAAQKIHVSPETCMVFEDSLNGVQGALSAGMYVVAITTSHAAEAFPHAHQIIHDYTGLSHAELYSWIKERLQH